One genomic region from Macrobrachium rosenbergii isolate ZJJX-2024 chromosome 1, ASM4041242v1, whole genome shotgun sequence encodes:
- the LOC136839396 gene encoding uncharacterized protein, whose amino-acid sequence MAHLGNIAAYDKSEDFEDYVERFDQFCLANDITEEDKKRAVFLSAVGAPTYGLLKTFLAPNKPSSRTYRELTELLKNHLHPKPILIAERFKFYNRKQCPGESITEYATEQRKLAETCQFGAFQEEVLRDLFVIGLANRSAQRKLLSEQELDLKKAFSIALSQEMADENVTKIQGQTQEVKSCWAESFSP is encoded by the coding sequence ATGGCGCATTTGGGTAATATAGCAGCATATGACAAATCCGAGGACTTTGAAGATTATGTCGAAAGGTTTGATCAGTTCTGCTTAGCAAATGACATAACAGAGGAAGATAAGAAACGGGCAGTTTTCTTGAGCGCCGTTGGCGCTCCTACATATGGACTTCTGAAAACATTCCTTGCCCCTAATAAGCCCTCATCAAGGACTTATCGAGAACTTACTGAGCTTTTGAAAAATCACCTCCACCCAAAACCCATCCTGATAGCTGAACGTTTCAAGTTTTACAATAGGAAACAATGTCCAGGAGAATCCATCACTGAGTATGCAACGGAGCAACGGAAATTGGCGGAAACATGTCAGTTTGGTGCTTTTCAAGAGGAAGTTCTAAGAGACTTGTTTGTTATTGGATTGGCCAACCGCTCGGCACAGAGGAAACTATTAAGTGAACAGGAGCTTGACTTAAAGAAAGCATTTTCGATTGCGCTAAGTCAGGAAATGGCGGATGAAAACGTCACGAAGATTCAGGGTCAAACTCAGGAGGTAAAAAGTTGTTGGGCCGAAAGCTTCTCTCCTTGA